Proteins encoded by one window of Fischerella sp. PCC 9605:
- a CDS encoding methyl-accepting chemotaxis protein: protein MFNKTDAAKSSDVEKRESMVSSQTITDSLVRLPSLPVDDKTVKRSRLNRVNNAFKRLSLGTKATILAIAIGTLPVLGIGTLAYQLTKYSLQNKASQLQQFQAEDLADQINRFMFERYSDIQFISNLPILINPSVSAATSPQEKQAMLDKIIDAKTVDGNQIYDSIALYDLNGNLILKSQADAIANVKDRDFFKAVQKSDRPHISQPEVSPTTKKNSIFIAAPVKDSSTGNIIAVVRTRMAVQPLDNLAKTYTKTVEEYFLLDSSGNLFVAAEEEHLNSNIKTDYPDVYKKLASFRESTVIGLDPVHGNRTQLLSFVRLQPLKGLPDLKWEVLLATNTENAFATQQELLLTFALGTGLTAIIVAAIAAWIAKRSTEPILKATATVQRLGQGEFNTRLIVEGEDELGILNANINHMAGQLETLLKEQEQETERAKILADITLRIRRNLKVEDIYKTAVRELRQALKTDRVIIYEFNSDAWDGCVVAEAVNAGLPKMHGVHIDDPCFRERHVNTYRDGRVRAITNIYQDADLVNADCYINMLEKFAVKANLIAPIVIEEQLVGLLIAHHCQTPRLWQQPEIDLFKQLATQIGYAMEQAKLLDEVEQARALAEKSSIDERQQKEALQMQLLELLSNVEGAASGDLTVRAEVTAGEIGTVADFFNSIVESLRDIVTQVKIAAIQVNDAIGDNSGSIRNLAEEALTQAAEINRTLDAVDRMTGSIQAVADSAHQAAKIAKNASDTATKSGQAMDMTVQNILHLRETVGETAKKVKRLGESTQQISRVVALINQISMQTNLLAINAGIEAARAGEEGQGFAVVAEEVGELAARSAAATKEIEQIVENIQRETSEVVQAMEVGTTQVVEGTRIVEDAKGSLSQILEVSRQIDALVQSISTTTASGVEISQIVSELMKQIATISKRTSDSSLQVSESLQKTVKISQKLQETVGTFKVS from the coding sequence ATGTTTAATAAGACGGATGCAGCTAAGAGTAGCGATGTTGAAAAACGGGAATCAATGGTTTCTTCTCAAACAATTACAGATAGTTTAGTACGACTACCGAGTCTGCCCGTTGATGACAAAACTGTTAAACGTTCTCGCCTCAATCGTGTTAATAACGCTTTCAAACGCCTCAGTTTAGGTACGAAAGCAACAATATTAGCGATCGCTATTGGGACGCTGCCCGTATTAGGGATTGGTACACTTGCCTATCAACTTACGAAGTACTCCCTGCAAAACAAAGCTTCCCAGCTTCAACAATTTCAAGCTGAAGATTTGGCAGATCAAATCAACCGTTTCATGTTTGAACGGTATTCAGATATTCAGTTCATATCTAATCTGCCAATCCTGATAAATCCCAGCGTTAGCGCAGCTACTTCTCCTCAAGAAAAACAAGCAATGCTGGACAAGATTATAGATGCCAAAACTGTAGATGGCAATCAAATCTATGACAGCATTGCTTTGTATGATTTAAACGGTAATTTGATCTTAAAATCGCAAGCAGATGCCATTGCTAACGTCAAAGATCGCGATTTTTTCAAGGCGGTACAGAAAAGCGATCGCCCTCATATCAGTCAACCAGAAGTATCACCTACTACAAAGAAAAATAGTATTTTTATTGCGGCACCTGTTAAAGATAGCAGTACAGGGAACATCATTGCAGTCGTCAGAACGCGGATGGCCGTACAACCACTAGATAATTTAGCAAAAACTTATACAAAAACAGTAGAGGAGTATTTTTTGCTCGATAGTTCTGGGAATTTGTTCGTGGCGGCGGAAGAGGAACACTTAAATAGTAACATTAAAACAGATTATCCAGATGTATACAAAAAGCTAGCATCATTCAGAGAAAGTACTGTAATCGGATTAGATCCAGTTCATGGCAATCGCACGCAGTTATTAAGCTTCGTACGCCTCCAACCACTAAAAGGTTTGCCAGATTTGAAATGGGAAGTACTGCTGGCAACCAATACAGAAAATGCTTTTGCAACCCAACAAGAATTGTTATTGACTTTCGCACTTGGTACGGGACTGACAGCAATCATCGTGGCGGCGATCGCCGCGTGGATAGCCAAACGTTCTACAGAACCGATATTGAAAGCAACAGCAACAGTACAAAGACTTGGACAAGGTGAATTCAATACCCGTCTGATTGTAGAAGGAGAGGACGAGTTAGGGATTTTAAATGCCAATATTAACCACATGGCAGGTCAGCTAGAAACCCTGCTCAAAGAACAAGAACAGGAAACGGAACGGGCAAAAATACTTGCAGATATTACCTTGCGGATTAGGAGAAACCTCAAAGTTGAGGATATCTATAAGACAGCAGTTCGAGAACTTCGACAAGCACTGAAAACAGACCGAGTCATTATTTACGAATTTAATTCTGATGCCTGGGATGGCTGCGTCGTCGCTGAAGCGGTAAATGCTGGTTTGCCCAAAATGCATGGAGTACATATCGACGATCCTTGTTTTCGGGAACGTCATGTCAATACTTACAGAGATGGGCGAGTACGGGCGATTACTAATATTTATCAAGACGCAGACCTGGTCAACGCCGACTGCTACATCAATATGTTGGAAAAATTTGCAGTCAAAGCTAATTTGATTGCACCAATTGTGATTGAAGAGCAATTAGTAGGTTTGTTGATTGCCCATCATTGCCAGACTCCCCGGCTTTGGCAACAACCAGAAATTGATTTATTTAAACAGCTTGCCACCCAAATCGGCTACGCGATGGAACAAGCCAAGTTGCTAGACGAAGTGGAACAAGCTAGGGCGCTAGCTGAAAAATCCTCCATCGACGAACGACAGCAAAAAGAAGCCTTGCAAATGCAACTGCTAGAATTGCTCAGTAACGTAGAAGGTGCAGCTAGTGGTGACTTGACAGTACGTGCAGAAGTTACCGCCGGCGAAATCGGCACCGTTGCTGACTTTTTCAACTCCATCGTTGAAAGTTTGCGAGATATTGTCACGCAAGTCAAAATTGCCGCTATCCAAGTAAATGATGCGATCGGCGATAACTCTGGTTCAATCCGCAACCTTGCAGAAGAAGCACTGACGCAAGCTGCTGAAATAAACCGCACCCTAGATGCAGTTGACCGGATGACAGGGTCTATCCAAGCAGTAGCAGACAGCGCCCACCAAGCAGCTAAAATCGCCAAAAATGCTTCTGATACTGCTACCAAGAGCGGACAAGCAATGGATATGACAGTACAAAATATTTTACACCTGCGAGAAACCGTAGGTGAAACCGCTAAGAAAGTGAAGCGCTTGGGAGAATCTACCCAACAGATTTCTCGAGTTGTGGCATTGATTAACCAGATTTCCATGCAGACTAACTTGTTAGCCATCAATGCTGGGATTGAGGCGGCGCGTGCAGGTGAAGAAGGTCAAGGTTTTGCCGTTGTTGCTGAAGAAGTAGGCGAACTAGCAGCGCGATCGGCGGCGGCGACTAAAGAAATTGAGCAAATCGTCGAGAATATCCAACGCGAAACCAGCGAAGTAGTGCAAGCAATGGAAGTAGGAACCACCCAGGTAGTTGAAGGTACACGCATTGTTGAAGATGCCAAAGGCAGCCTCAGTCAAATATTAGAAGTTTCGCGACAAATTGATGCTTTGGTACAATCAATTTCTACTACTACAGCTTCTGGTGTGGAAATATCACAAATTGTGAGCGAATTGATGAAACAGATCGCCACCATTTCCAAACGCACAAGCGACTCTTCCCTGCAAGTTTCTGAATCTTTGCAAAAAACTGTGAAGATTTCCCAAAAATTACAGGAAACTGTCGGTACGTTCAAGGTCAGTTAG
- a CDS encoding metallothionein has protein sequence MAATVNQIKCACGTCLCVVSIEDAIMKDGKPYCCEACANSHQSGEVCTQCQSVCGCAS, from the coding sequence ATGGCAGCAACCGTAAACCAAATAAAGTGTGCGTGTGGTACTTGCCTGTGCGTTGTTTCCATTGAGGATGCCATCATGAAGGATGGTAAACCTTACTGTTGTGAAGCTTGTGCTAATAGCCATCAAAGCGGTGAAGTCTGCACTCAATGCCAATCTGTTTGTGGCTGTGCATCTTGA
- a CDS encoding response regulator, giving the protein MSTSSIGSYRFFQKLHPLSLLAQLTSRRATGCLRVITDTASWSIYLEEGKLTYASYSDKLFERLDNHLRRLSQQIPTLLSANRVQMRLMFETKNENQSMPHADYQAICWLVNQDYITPPQAAILIDELAKEVLESFLTLKQGSYEFYRETPLDELPKFCRLDLRLLVEHCQKQLRNRQEQHSAVITEENPPILPKTPSQRMVQSQIKPEQQLSTESNFVDTSSSSLHRQIPLQPASRSLYTVACIDDSPTVLNSIRNFLDESTFAVVMINDPVKALMQILRSKPDLILLDVEMPNLDGYELCSLLRRHSAFKNTPIIMVTGRTGFIDRAKAKMVRSSGYLTKPFTQSDLLKMVFKHLD; this is encoded by the coding sequence ATGAGCACAAGTTCTATAGGTAGCTACAGGTTTTTCCAGAAACTACACCCCCTGTCTCTGTTAGCACAACTAACTAGCAGACGTGCTACAGGTTGTTTGCGAGTAATTACTGACACAGCTTCTTGGTCAATTTATTTAGAAGAAGGAAAACTTACTTACGCCTCCTATTCAGATAAACTGTTTGAAAGGTTGGATAATCACTTGCGACGATTGAGTCAACAAATCCCGACTTTATTAAGTGCAAATCGCGTGCAAATGCGGCTGATGTTTGAAACAAAGAATGAAAATCAATCAATGCCACACGCGGATTATCAAGCTATTTGCTGGTTAGTAAATCAAGACTATATTACTCCTCCGCAAGCAGCGATCTTAATAGACGAATTAGCCAAAGAGGTGCTGGAGTCATTCTTGACCTTAAAACAAGGCAGTTATGAATTTTATCGTGAAACTCCTTTAGATGAACTGCCAAAGTTTTGTCGATTGGATTTGCGATTATTGGTAGAACATTGTCAAAAGCAGTTACGAAATCGCCAAGAACAGCACTCAGCGGTTATTACTGAAGAAAATCCACCAATTTTGCCAAAAACGCCATCCCAGAGGATGGTGCAATCTCAAATCAAACCCGAACAACAATTATCAACAGAAAGCAATTTCGTTGATACATCAAGCAGTAGCCTGCATCGCCAAATTCCTTTGCAACCAGCTAGTAGAAGCTTATATACAGTTGCCTGCATTGATGACAGTCCCACAGTCTTAAATTCTATTCGAAATTTTTTAGATGAAAGCACTTTTGCAGTTGTAATGATCAACGATCCGGTGAAAGCGTTAATGCAAATTCTTCGTAGCAAACCTGACTTAATTTTATTAGATGTAGAAATGCCAAACTTGGATGGTTATGAGCTATGTTCTTTGTTGCGTAGACACTCAGCTTTTAAGAATACACCTATAATCATGGTGACTGGTAGAACAGGATTTATAGACAGAGCCAAGGCAAAAATGGTGAGATCGTCAGGCTATTTAACTAAGCCATTTACACAGTCGGATCTATTAAAAATGGTGTTTAAACACCTTGATTAA
- a CDS encoding chemotaxis protein CheW, with product MNNSKLTLASKPTNNNLEDGYLRFQLNKQAPAVLSMRYTQEAIVVPVESVTSMPNMPVCILGLMNWRSHIVWVVDLPRMLNLESLDNRFRQFSIIIIRVESVLLGLVVQEIKGTTKFMPDEIRSPVGQVASSLVPYLRGCVVQQKEILLVLDAQAIVQSSILHGN from the coding sequence ATGAATAATTCAAAACTTACACTGGCCTCTAAACCAACTAACAATAACTTGGAAGATGGCTATCTTCGATTTCAGTTGAATAAACAAGCCCCTGCTGTTTTATCAATGAGGTATACGCAGGAAGCAATTGTTGTACCTGTGGAGTCTGTGACTTCAATGCCAAACATGCCAGTCTGCATACTGGGATTAATGAATTGGCGGAGTCATATAGTTTGGGTTGTAGATTTACCAAGGATGCTCAATTTAGAATCCTTGGACAACAGATTTCGGCAGTTTAGTATTATCATTATTCGCGTGGAATCAGTGCTTTTAGGTTTAGTTGTGCAAGAGATAAAAGGTACAACAAAATTTATGCCTGATGAAATTCGCTCTCCTGTTGGGCAAGTCGCCTCCAGTTTGGTTCCCTATTTGCGCGGATGCGTTGTACAACAAAAGGAAATATTACTGGTATTAGATGCACAGGCTATTGTCCAATCTTCTATTCTGCATGGTAACTAG
- a CDS encoding ArsR/SmtB family transcription factor, whose protein sequence is MIAKTTIINTQALDLKVKLFRGFSDRSRMSILNALRSGPLTVNEIVETTGLTQSNVSNHLGCLRCCDLVIRQQQGRFVYYQLSDERIVKLLDLADELLADVALGVNKCNSYE, encoded by the coding sequence ATGATCGCTAAAACTACAATCATCAACACCCAAGCACTCGATCTGAAGGTTAAACTATTTCGCGGGTTTTCCGATCGCTCGCGTATGTCTATTCTCAATGCCTTGCGTTCTGGTCCCTTAACTGTTAACGAAATTGTTGAGACTACAGGACTTACCCAGTCTAATGTTTCTAACCATCTTGGATGTTTGCGCTGTTGTGATTTGGTTATTCGTCAACAGCAGGGGCGTTTTGTCTACTATCAACTTAGTGATGAACGAATAGTAAAGCTTCTCGACTTAGCAGACGAATTACTAGCTGATGTGGCTTTGGGTGTAAATAAATGCAACAGTTATGAATAA
- a CDS encoding response regulator, producing MSLTLLGTILVVEDSPSELELMSHYLKESGYNVIKATGAKEAMEKATSQQPDVIVTDVVMPGMSGFELCRFLKKNPVTQKVPIVICSSKNQEIDRLWAMRQGADAYLTKPYTREQLLRAIKSVAI from the coding sequence GTGAGTTTAACTTTGCTTGGGACTATTTTAGTTGTGGAAGATTCTCCCAGTGAATTAGAACTAATGAGCCACTATCTAAAAGAAAGTGGCTACAACGTCATTAAAGCAACTGGTGCAAAAGAAGCAATGGAGAAAGCCACCTCACAACAGCCAGATGTTATTGTCACTGATGTTGTCATGCCAGGAATGAGCGGGTTTGAGTTGTGCCGTTTTCTCAAAAAAAATCCGGTGACTCAGAAAGTACCTATTGTGATTTGCAGTTCCAAAAATCAGGAAATTGATAGATTGTGGGCAATGAGACAAGGTGCAGATGCCTATTTAACAAAGCCTTATACCCGCGAACAGCTTTTGCGTGCGATTAAATCAGTGGCGATTTGA